AATGACCTTAATATACTCATGGGGCAGGCCAACTTCTTCTTCGGTTTCACGAAGGGCTGCATGTTCTGCACTTTCATCTTCTTCCTCAGTATGGCCGCCGGGAAAGCTGATTTGACCGGGGTGATTTTTAAGATGATCGGTGCGTTTGGTAAAAAGAACTGTTAAGCCCTCTTTGTGCTTAACGATGGGAACAAGAACAGCTGCCGCGCGATTATCCGGTTTGGGACGAAAACCATTAAGGTCATGATCGCCGCGTATATCACTGGGGCTTGGATGATAATTTGCTAAAATCTCACACAAGCTTTCTGCGCTTAATCCTCGTCCAGTTGTCCCAGAGGAAAGAATTCGTTGTTGCTCCATACGCCGAAATACACTTCATCATCTATGTTTTTTTCCACACCCCGATTAACCAGTTCGTAAAAAACAGTGCGGTTAATCTTGGCTTCGATGGGAAATAGCCCCTCACCTGAGCGTAATGTCACATAAGGTGCAGGCTCTCCCGTATGGGGATCATGTTCCACCCTGATGGGATTGTCCAGCCCTATAGGTATAACTTCATCAACATTGGTCCTTAAAGACAGCTTTTGTTCACAGCCACATTCACAGGCAAACAGTTCCACCGCAATAAAAGGCGCATCTTCAACTTGGATGCGGGCTTTTTCCACAGGGGTTTGTAACCAATACTCGCCATATTCATCACGTTTAAGCACACTGGCAAACAGGCAGACCAGTTCTTTTCGCCCAATCGGGCCGCCTTCGTGAAACCATGTGCCGTCTTTGGCAATGCGGATATCAATGTCACCGCACATTGGCCCTGCGAGTTGCATATTGTCTTGCGCAAGCGTTATCGTCATTTCAGCATCCCTCCCCCCGGTTCGCTTTATTTAAAATATTTTGATACGAGATCAAACATAAATGTTTGGCTTTATGTCATTTCAATCATATCCTTGTCATACGATCCGGTTTTGATTGCATTTGCTTTGATGCAACCATAACCTTCAGATAAGGGCTCCGTTGTGGCAAAACAAGGATAATTGTTGTGAAAGACAATCCAAAGGCAGTTCAGGCACTAGAAGCCTTAAGCAAGCAAATGGAACACATCCATAAAGAGGTAAACGGTATTATCTTTGGTCAGGACCGTGTAATCGAAGAAACCCTTGTTACCATCTTATCAGGCGGCCACGTGCTTCTCATCGGGCTGCCCGGTCTTGGTAAAACCCGCCTTGTGGAAACCTTGGGCACCGTGCTTGGCCTTGATGAACGCCGCGTGCAATTTACACCGGATTTAATGCCCAGCGATATTATCGGTTCTGAAATTCTTGATGAAGATGAAACGGGCAAACGCCATTTTCGTTTTGTTGAAGGCCCGACCTTCTGCCAACTGTTAATGGCTGATGAGATCAACCGCGCCAGCCCGCGCACCCAATCAGCTTTGCTTCAAGCCATGCAGGAAAAACGTGTTTCTGTGGCTGGTCATTATCACGACCTGCCCCAACCCTTCCATGTGCTCGCCACCCAAAACCCGCTGGAACAAGAAGGCACTTATCCGTTGCCCGAAGCCCAGCTTGATCGCTTCTTCATGGAAATCAGCGTGCAATACCCTGAGCGCGATGCAGAGCGTGAAATCCTGCTTTCCACCACGGGAAGTGAGACCAAAACGCCCAATCGCATCATCACCGCCCAGCAATTGCTTGAAGCCCAAGAACTGGTGCGTGAAATTCCCGTTGGGGAAAGCGTGCTTGAGGCTATCCTCACCCTTGTTCGCCAAGGCAGGCCGGAAACCTCTGATCTTAAAACCGTCAAACAACATGTGGCATGGGGACCCGGCCCGCGCGCCAGCCAAGCCCTGATGTCAGGTGTGCGTGCGCGCTGCGTTTTACACCGCAGGCTGAGCCCATCCATTGATGATGTCATCGCCCTTGCCGCCCCGATTTTGCGCCACCGCATGGCCCTTAATTTTGCTGCGCGCGCAGAAGGCATTTCATTGAGCAAAATCATTGATGAGCTCATTGAGAAAATTGCCAATCATTAAGGACAAATATGGCTAACACCCCTGTCATTCACCAAGCCGAAGAAGCTGCCTCCAGCCTACCGCCCTTATTGGTGGAGGCCGAACGGGTGGCAAATACGGTTGCCCAAGGGGTGCATGGTCGGCGCAAAAAAGGCCAAGGTGATAGTTTCTGGCAATTTCGCCCCTATCAAGTCGGCGAGCCAACCCGCGCCATTGATTGGCGCCAATCAGCCAAAACCGAACATCACTTTGTGCGCGAATATGAATGGGAGGCCGCCCAAACGGTTTGGCTATGGTGTGATCCTTCCGCCTCCATGAAATATAGCGGTGATGCAGCGCGCCCCGATAAATTGCGCCGTGCTGAAATTCTCACTCTTGCGCTTGCCTCCCTTTTGGTGCGTGGCGGTGAACAAATCGCCCTGCTTGGCTATGATGCGCCACCGGGCAGAGGGCGCGCAGCCCTTCATCGTCTTGCCAATGTGATGGAAAAAAAGAAAACCCATCAAAGCGAAAGCGTTGAAAAACTGCAAAGCCTGCCCTCTCATGCCCATCTGCCGCGCCATGCAGAACTCGTGCTGATCGGTGATTTTCTCTCCCCCATGGATGAGATTGAAGAAGCTCTTAAACTGTATAGCCGCCGCCATGTGCGCGGGCATCTTTTACAAGTGCTGGACCCTGCTGAAGAAAGCCTGCCCTTTGAAGGACGGGTGAATTTTAAAGGCTTGGAAGAAGAAGGCAGCATCTATTTTGGCAATGTGGCCGCCGTGCGTGAAGAATACCGCGAACGCTTATCTGCGCGCCGTGCAGCTTTAAGCGAGCTGACCCATTCCCTTGGCTGGGGCTTTCATCGCCATACAACAAACCAGCCTGCTGAGACAGCTTTACTTGCCCTGTTTCTCTCCATTACCCAAGGGGTGAAATAGTGTTAAGTCTGGGCAGTCTTTCTTTTGCAACACCTTGGGCCTTAACGGCACTTTTGCTGCTGCCCCTTTTATGGCAATTGCTTAAGGTCACCCCGCCCAAACCAACGGTGATTAAATTCCCCGCTGTTCGCATTTTACAGGAACTTTCCACCAAACAGACATTAGCCACCCAAACACCATGGTGGATTTTCCTGTTGCGTGGTCTGATTGCCCTGTGCTTGATCCTTGCCATGTCCGGGCCAAGCCTGAACCGTGTGGAACAAATCAATAACCTCAATCGTCCCCATATCATCATTGTTGATAATGACTGGTCAGTGATGGACCGTTGGGCTGTGCGCAAATCCGAATTGATCAAACATATACGACAGTCTCAAGAAAACCAGCATGGGCTTGCGCTTATAACCAACACCCAAACAAAGCCCTCTTCCCTGCTTTTAGTTGAAAAAGCACTTGAGCAGGTAGAAACCTTGCGCGCACGTCCTTGGGCTGGAAACCGTAAACGCACCCTTGAGCATATAGAAAAAATCATTGCAGGGCTTGACCAAACACCCAAAATAAGCTGGATTTCAAACGGGCTTAAAGAAGGTGAAGATGACGATTTTCTAAGCTCGCTTCATGGCTTGGGTGATGTGGATTATATCCATGAAGGCGTGCAGGCCACACCGATCATCATTCAAGATGTTAAACGCAATGAACAAGGTTTTGACCTCACCTTATTAAGCGCCCCTCTTACTACTGCTCAAAAGGCCAACATCAATATCGTTGATGAAACGGGCAGTATTTTATTTCAGCAAAACATCAACATTCCTAAAGATCAGGAAAGCACAACAGCCCAGATCAACATACCCAGTGAGCTTAAAAGCCGTGCCTTCCTTATTCGTCTCAGTGGTTATATCAATCCCGCCAGCCAATTTTTAGTGGATGAAAAATGGCGCGATCGCCCCGTTGGTATTTTAAGCAGCCATGAAAAAGACAAGGCCCTGCTGGAACCTGCCTATTACGTGCGAAAAAGCCTCAAGCCCCATACTTCTATTCGCGAAAGCGGCCTTGAAGACCTGATTAAAAGAAAAACCGCTGTGATTTTTGATGTGGTCTATACAGCCTTTAGCGCGCGCCAGCAAAAGGCCCTGCAAAGCTGGATGGCACAAGGCGGCATTCTTGTCCGATTTGCCACCAAACGCATGACCTCACAAGACATGGCTACATATGACCCGCTTTTGCCGGTCCAACTCATGCCCGCCCAGCGCACTTTTGGCGGTGCACTTAGTTGGGGGGAGAAATCAAATCTGGCTGAATTTCCTGAACACAGCCCCTTTGCCCATATCAAGACCCCTGATGATGTGGCGATTAAAAAGCAGGTTCTTGCAAGGCCCGAAAGCAACCTTGCCCAAAAAACATGGGCCCATTTAAAAGACGGCACACCGCTTATTACTGCCCAGCAAATTGATAAAGGCTGGAGTGTACTGTTTCATATTAACGCCATTCCAAGCTGGTCAAACCTGCCGCTCTCTGGTGTATTTGAACTGATGATGAAACGCATCATTACACTATCATCTGGATATGGAGCAAATGGCACAGCCCAAGAGCTCGTGCCTTATCGCCTGTTTAATCACCTTGGTAATCTGGTTGCCCCTGAGCGCCAAAGCGCGACCCTCAGCCTTAATAAAGCTAAAACGATCAGCGCTGATGAAAGCCATCCCCCCGGTCTTTATGGCTCAGTTTCTTCCCTTCATGCCTTTAACCTTGGCCCGCTAATCAGGCAACTTTCTCCTTTAAAAGAACTGCCGTTGGGTGTCAGTGAAAAAGGCTTTCGTGAGGCTGAACAGCAAGACCTTGCACTATGGTTTTTGTTATGTGCATTAGTCCTTGTCTTAATTGACTGGCTGTTGGCAAACACATGGTTACAAGCCGCCCAACGCGCAAGCCTCGCCGTTATTTGCTTCCTTGTGAGCTTACCTGTTCATAGTGCAGAGCCTAACTGGGAAAAGGCCCTTGCCAGTGCCAATCAGATGCGGCTTGCCTATATGGTGAGCCCTAAAGCTGGCTCAAATAAAACACTTCAGCAAGGCTTGGATGGTCTGGCGGCGGTTTTGCGACGGCGAACAGCGGTTGAGCTTGCCCCCAGTGTCGCCTTTGATCCTGAAAAAGATGACCCATCGCTTTTTCCCATGATCTATTGGGCCATTGAAGAAAACCAGACGAGCTTAAGTGATCACGCCGCACAAAAGCTCAATCAGTTTTTAAAAACAGGTGGGTTCATTCTGTTTGACACCATGGGCCAAGCCCGCCCCCAAATATTGAAACAGCTTACTGAAAAACTTGAGATCGCCCCCTTGGAATTGGTGAAGGACACCCATGTTCTCACCCGGTCTTTTTATCTTATGCGGCGTTTTCCCGGTCGCTTTGACCATCAAGACATATGGGTTGAAAGCGATGAAGATACCAAAAATGATCGGGTCTCCTCTGTCTTGATCGGCAGTAATTCATGGGCGCAAGCCTGGGCACGCGATGAGAACCTGCGCCCCGTCTTTGCCGTTGTGCCCGCGGGGGAAATTCAGCGCGAACAAGCCTTTCGTTTTGGCGTTAATCTGGTGATGTATATCCTAAGCGGCAATTATAAAGGGGATCAGGTCCATATGCCGGCGATTTTGCAAAGGTTGGGCCTATGAGCAATATCGCCCTTGATCCCCTCCTGCCACTGCCCCTTCTGCTCGCCCTTGGTCTTATGATTTTAGGCTTTGGCCTATGGTCCATCATGCAATCTTCGCGCGCGGTTTGGTTTCGCTTGATCGCTGCATTTTTAGTGCTTGCCAGCCTGTTTAATCCGCAAATCATGCAAAATGATACCCGCGCCTTAAAAGATATTGCCCTTGTGCTGGTGGACCAATCACCCAGCCAACAGCTTGAAAAACGCCAACAACAAAGTGACATGGCACGCGCTTACCTTGAAAAAGAAGGCACGCTCTATCAAGACCTTGAATTGCGTTTCATCACCATCACGACAGATGGGAAAGAAGATAAGCTTGGCACCCGCGCCCTTTCCCTTTTGCGCCAGACCATCTCGGGCATTGATCCCCAACGTTATGCCGGAACGGTTTTGATAAGTGATGGGCAAATCCATGATGTGAAAGACTATGAAAATATCCCCGGTCCTTTTCATCTGTTAATCACCGGGCAAAAACAGGATCAAGACCGCCGTATTGAAGTGATTAATGCCCCGCGCTATGGGCTGGTGGGTAAGCCCCTTAACTTACAAGTCCGCGTGCTGGATAATGCCAAACCCAATGATAAAGCCCCTCTCTTTCTCATTAAACCCGATGGTAGCAAACAGACCTTTACCCCAAGCGGGAAAGACGGCATTCAAGAAGCCACCTTTATCATGGATCATGCGGGGCAATCTGTGCTCATCCTTGAAACTGAACCGCTTAAAGGTGAAATCAGCCTATCCAACAATCGCGCGGCCCTTTCCATCAATGGGGTGCGCGATCGCTTAAGGGTGTTGCTGGTGTCAGGCCTGCCCCATCAGGGCCAACGCACATGGCGCAATATCCTGCGCTCAGACCCCGCAGTTGATCTAGTCCATTTCACTATTTTGCGCCCCTCAGATAAAGAGGATTTCACACCGCTTAATGAGCTGTCGCTCATTGCCTTTCCCGTGCGTGAACTGTTTGAAGAAAAACTCGATGATTTTGATCTGATTATATTTGATCGTTATTACAAACATAATGTTCTAAGCGAAGGCTATTTTGACAATATCACCGATTATGTACGCGATGGCGGCGCTTTATTAGTCTCTGCCGGACCGGATTTTTCCGGCCCGCGCAGCCTGTCTAAAACACGCCTGAAAGAACTATTGCCCCTCAAACCAAGCGGTTCCATTCAAGATGACCGTCCCTTTCGCCTAAAAAAATCACAAACCGGAAAACGCCACCCCATCACCACCAGATTAAACACATCTGAAAAAGACTGGGGGAGATGGATGCGCTTAATCCAGACCCATGAGTTTCAAGGCCAGACCATCCTTGAAAGTGAAGATAAACAACCAGTCTTGATTGTGGAACGGGTTGAAAAAGGCCGTCTTGCCATGTTGCTCAGTGATCATATCTGGCTTTGGGCGCGCGGCTTTGATGGCGGGGGGCCCCATAGTGAGCTGGTGCGCAACCTTGTGCATTGGTTGATGAAAGAACCTGACCTTGAAGAAGAACGTTTAAGCCTCACCCAAGTCAGTGAAACAGAGCTTGAAATTACCCGCCAATCCCTCACCCCCATCAAAGGCCCCATCACCCTCACCCGCCCGGATGAAAGCCGCGAAGAAATAACCTTAAAGGCCAAAGGCAAAGGGCTATCTTCAAGCCGTATTCAAGCCAAAGCCACGGGTATCTACCGCGTAAATGATGATCACTATAGCGCTGTCCTGACCAAAGGCAGCATCAACCCAAAAGAGTTCCTCGACCCACGTGCCAGTGATCAACCTTTAAAAGAATTCATCACCCATGTGGGTGGCACCAGCCATTGGTTAGCTGATGGGCTGCCTTTACTAAAACGTGTTGCAGGAAAAAGCAATGTGGGCGGGCGTGGCTGGTTTGGCCTGCCACGCAATAAGGCTGAGGCCATCATCGGGGTGAAGAAATCATCCCTTTTGCCACCTTGGGCCATTTTCTTGCTGGTCTGTGGCCTATTATGTTTGGGCTGGTGGCGCGAGAGCCGTTAGTCAATATGTTCCCAAGAAGGGCATTTTGAAAACCAGTTCTTGAGAAAATCAACAAACAATCTCACCTTGGCAGAAAGGTGACGGTTATGGGGATAGACCGCATAGATATTAACCGGTTCTTTTTCATATTCTTCGAGCGCACAAATCAGCCGACCATCGGTTATGGCACTACCCACGATAAAGGCAGGCGAAACGCAAACACCCGCACCTGCAATTGCCATATCGCTAATGACATTGCCGTTATTGGCCTTAAAGGTGCCATCAAGTTTAACGCTATAATCCTTGCCATTTTCCTTATAGGGCCAACTTATGGCAGAACGCGCAAGCGTATAGAGCAGGCAATTATGATCAAGCAGGTCTTTGGGATGCGTTGGCTTGCCGTTTTCTTCCCAATATTCAGGTGAGGCACAGGCCACAAGGCGACTTGAACCGATCTTTTTCGCAATGAGAGAGGAATCGGATAAATGCCCAATGCGAATAGCCAGATCAAAGCCTTCATCCACAATATCAACAAAACGGTCATTGAGCTGAATATCAATGGAAAGATCACTATATTGGGTGGCAAAGGCGGTGAGAGGCTTGCCTAAATGCTTCACGCCAAAACTCACAGGGGCGCTGATTTTAAGCTGGCCTCTTGGTTCATCTTGCAGGCGGGTGATGGCAAGCTCGGCCTCTTGAGCCTCACTCATGATCCGCTCACAACGCTCATAAAAAACCTGACCGACTTCAGTCAGGCTCAGTTTACGTGTGGTGCGGTTTAACAGGCGTACACCAAGGCGGTCTTCAAGATATGAGACTTTCTTGCTCACCGATGATTTAGACATGCCAAGGTCATCTGCTGCCTTTGAAAAGCTGCCTGATTGGATGACTTGGGCAAAAACCATCATCCCTGTAAGATTATTCATCGTTCACCTGAAGAAACAATTAAATTCCAAATAAGCGCATTATCACTATATGAAAAACAGTCCATCATACAACATCAAAAGTTTCAACCTATAAAACACAGAAGGCAACCATGGGATTACTTATTGACGGGGTCTGGCATGATCAATGGTATGATACCAAAAGCACGGATGGGAAATTCAAACGCCAAGAAAGTGCCTTTCGCCATTACTTAAGTGCGGATGGTTCAAGCGGTTTTAAGGCAGAGGCTGGACGATACCGCCTCTATGTCTCCCTTGCCTGTCCTTGGGCTCATCGCACCTTGATCTTTCGCACCCTAAAAGGCCTTGAAGACGCCATTGATGTGGTGGTGGTTGATCCCTTAATGGGGGAAGAAGGCTGGATACTTCCTGATGGAGCGCCTTTACATACTATCTATACCAAGGCACAAAAAGACTATACTGGCCGGGTCACTGTGCCCATTTTATGGGATAAGCAGCAAGACACCATTGTGAGCAACGAGTCTGCTGACATCATCCGTATGCTTAATCGTGAATTTGGCCTTGGCGCGGTGGATTATTATCCCGAAGACTTGCGCCAAAAAATCGATGAGATAAACGAGTTCATTTATCCCACCATTAATAACGGGGTGTATAAATGCGGTTTTGCCACAACGCAAAACGCTTATGAAGAAGCCTTTACTGAACTTTTCAACGCCCTTGATCAACTTGAAGAACGCCTTGGTCAAAACCGTTACCTGATTGGTGAGCAAATCACCGAGGCCGATTGGCGCTTATTCACCACCTTGGTGCGTTTTGATGCGGTTTATGTCGGCCATTTTAAATGTAACCTGAAACGCATTGTCGATTACCCAAACCTATGGGGATATTTGCGTGAGCTTTATCAAATGGATGGCATTGCCCAAACGGTTGATATGGTGCATATCAAAACCCATTATTATGCCAGCCATACCACCATCAACCCGACAGGCGTGGTCCCCCTTGGCCCTGAACTTGATTTTTTAAGCCCGCATAACAGGGGATAGATCACTCACGCTCAGCGGTGAAGACCCAGTCATTACCTTTTGAAAGGTCTTCACGATAGCTATAGCCACCTTCACTAAACTCTTTAATGGCTTCAGGTGTATCAAGGCGGTTTTGAATGATATAACGCGCCATTGACCCACGTGCGCGCTTAGCCATCAGCCCAATGGTTTTAGCAACACCGGATTTAATTTCTTTAAAGACAGGGGTGATCACCGTGCCTTCAAATGATTTTTTCTGAACGGCTTTGAAATATTCATTTGAAGCACAATTGATCAAGACCTTATCCTCATGATCTTTCATCAGCTCATTTAAACGCTTGGCAATCAAGCTTCCCCAGAAATCATATAAAGAGCCCCCGCGCGGGTTTTGCAGGCGCGTGCCCATTTCAAGGCGGTAAGGTTGCATCAGATCAAGTGGGCGTAACAAACCATACAGGCCGGAAAGAATACCGAAATGTTCTTGTGCGAAGTCAAAATCGTCTTTTGACAAGCTCTTGGCATCAAGCCCCACATAAGTATCCCCACTAAAAGCAAGGGCGGCCTGTTTGGCATTTTCTTCAGTAAAAGGCGTTGAGAAGCCTTGAAAACGGGCATAATTCAAATCAGACAAAGCGTCACTGATTTTCATCAGCTGTGAGAGGTCTGAGCGTGTAAGCGTCTTGCAGGTCCCTGCCAACTCCTCAATATCTTCAGCAAAAAAGGGCTGTGTATGGTCCAGTTCCCCAACAGGTGTATCAAAATCGAGCTTTTTTGCAGGAGAAACCACGCAGAACATCACAAATACCTATCTTCATTAATTCAGAATAGCTCTAAAGTTAGTCGAAGATAGAGATTAATCAAGATGATTTATCTGTGCTTAACCCAATTTTTTCTTGAGATATTCAACTTTTTGAAGCTGCTGTTCAACACGCATTTTCTTGGTCATCAAATGGGGCAGGTTCCCCTGCTTTTTCATGGCCTTTTTGATCTTTTTCATCCGGTTATGCAGCCATTCTTCACGCTCAAGCACTTGCTCAAGTGTAATTGGCTTCGGCTTAGGTTCTGGGATCGGCTCAGTTGGGCGCGCTTTTGCGACCATATCGCTATCCAGACTGATATCAATCTTGCGAATGATCCCGTCTAAGCGCAATTTCAACAGGCCAACAGAAACAGGCGTGCCATCTAAAACCCCTAATGTACAGGGCCAAGCTGATTTACCATCCACATCAATAATGGCATTGACCACATGGAGGCTTTGGGCGTGCTTATCAACACGGCGATATAAATCTTTAATTCGGGTGATTATGTTATTTCGCCCGACAATTGCTTGTTGGTCAGAACGGTGAAAGACCGTTTCATATTCATCAAAGAGAAAACCAAGGCTCACCAGATCACGACGGTTAAATTTCTCAATATAAACCTTTGTGATATCAAGCAGCTGCTTTCTGTTTTCAGAATTATCTTCGTCTTTTTCATTTTCTAAGGAGGCAATGGGTTCTGTTGCGCGCGCACTGGCAACCACGCCACCTGCGAGCAAAATGGCAATGGCATTGATTTTACCATTTACCTTGCAGGATAAAACACAAAGTGCAACGGGTACCCCATTTCTGAGACAAATCAGACAGGGACGCGCTTTGGTTTTACCAAGGTCCGCAATGGCGTTCACCACCGTCATGGAAACATTTTGTTCATTGGCGCGCCAAAACAGGTTACGAATACGGCGCAGGACATTTTCCTTACCCACAATCGAGCTCTGTTCCTGACGGCTGAAAATCACATTCTCATCATCCAGCATTTCGCCAATGGCAGCAACATCACCATCATTGAACGCATCAGCATAAGCCTTTGTGACTTCAACAGTTTTTACACGATTTAACATACCGCCCTCACGGACAAAGTTCCCCTACATAAATATGAGCAATGACTCACAAAGTTTCAATCGGGCGTTCGTATATATCCATGTAGACTAAGGCACACCCCGTACCCTAAAAGATAACCTGCGCGCCTTAAAGAAGCGTAAACAAAAAAAAGGCCCTGCCAAATGCAGAGCCTTTTCTTGAAAAATTTTGGTTGGCTTAAAGTGCAGGACCTGCAGCAACCAGATTTTTACCTTCTTCATTATCCGTGAAACGACCGAAGTTATCCACGAACATAGAAGCAAGTTTCTTAGCTTTACCTTCCCACTCAGCCACATCTGCATATGTGTCTTGTGGGTTAAGGATACCTGTATCACAACCCGGCAGAGATTGTGGAACCGCCAAGTTAAAGAATGGCAGAGCTTTAAATTCTGCATCTTCAATAGAGCCGTCCAAAATGCCGTCGATGATCGCGCGTGTATCTTTAATAGAGATACGTTTGCCTGTGCCGTTCCACCCTGTGTTCACAAGGTAAGCTTCAGCACCAGAAGCGTTCATACGCTCAACAAGAACTTTAGAGTAAGTTGTTGGGTGAAGCGACAAGAAGGCCGCACCAAAACAAGAAGAGAATGTTGGTGTTGGCTCTGTAATACCGCGCTCAGTACCTGCCAATTTCGCTGTGAAACCAGACAGGAAATAATATTGAGTTTGCTCAGGTGTTAGTTTAGAAACCGGAGGCAACACACCAAACGCATCAGCCGTTAAGAAGATAACCTTTTTAGCGTGGCCTGCTTTTGAAACGGGCTTAACGATATTATCGATGTGATAGATCGGGTAAGAAACACGTGTGTTTTCTGTTTTAGAACCATCATCAAAATCGATTTTACCATCGTCAGTCACAGAAACGTTTTCTAACAAAGCATCACGACGAATAGCATTGTAGATGTCTGGCTCAGCTTCTTTAGACAAATTGATTGTTTTAGCATAACAACCGCCTTCAAAGTTAAAGACGCCGTTGTCATCCCAACCATGCTCGTCATCACCGATTAGCTCACGCTTAGGATCAGCTGACAATGTTGTTTTACCTGTGCCAGAAAGACCGAAGAAAACAGCAACGTCACCTTCTTTACCCACGTTGGCAGAACAGTGCATAGATGCGATACCTTGCAGCGGCAACAGGTAGTTCATCATAGAGAACATACCTTTTTTCATTTCGCCGCCGTACCATGTACCGCCGATCAATTGCATTTTTTCAGTAAGGTTAAAGGCCACAAAGTTTTCAGAGTTCAGACCCTGTTTTTCCCAGTTCGGGTTGGTTGTCTTTGCACCGTTCATAACCACGAAGTCAGGCTCGTAAGTTTCAAGTTCTTCAGCGCTTGGGCGAATGAACATGTTTGTTAC
The DNA window shown above is from Candidatus Terasakiella magnetica and carries:
- the yaaA gene encoding peroxide stress protein YaaA gives rise to the protein MFCVVSPAKKLDFDTPVGELDHTQPFFAEDIEELAGTCKTLTRSDLSQLMKISDALSDLNYARFQGFSTPFTEENAKQAALAFSGDTYVGLDAKSLSKDDFDFAQEHFGILSGLYGLLRPLDLMQPYRLEMGTRLQNPRGGSLYDFWGSLIAKRLNELMKDHEDKVLINCASNEYFKAVQKKSFEGTVITPVFKEIKSGVAKTIGLMAKRARGSMARYIIQNRLDTPEAIKEFSEGGYSYREDLSKGNDWVFTAERE
- a CDS encoding glutathione S-transferase family protein, with protein sequence MGLLIDGVWHDQWYDTKSTDGKFKRQESAFRHYLSADGSSGFKAEAGRYRLYVSLACPWAHRTLIFRTLKGLEDAIDVVVVDPLMGEEGWILPDGAPLHTIYTKAQKDYTGRVTVPILWDKQQDTIVSNESADIIRMLNREFGLGAVDYYPEDLRQKIDEINEFIYPTINNGVYKCGFATTQNAYEEAFTELFNALDQLEERLGQNRYLIGEQITEADWRLFTTLVRFDAVYVGHFKCNLKRIVDYPNLWGYLRELYQMDGIAQTVDMVHIKTHYYASHTTINPTGVVPLGPELDFLSPHNRG
- the pckA gene encoding phosphoenolpyruvate carboxykinase (ATP) is translated as MSPTQNIDLSKYGIDNVQEIVYNPSYDLLFEEETKDSLEGYEKGIVTELGAVSVDTGIFTGRSPKDKYIVKDDTTKDTIWWSDQGKNDNKAISGEVWGELKELVTSQLSAKRLFVVDTYCGANEDTRLKVRFITEVAWQAHFVTNMFIRPSAEELETYEPDFVVMNGAKTTNPNWEKQGLNSENFVAFNLTEKMQLIGGTWYGGEMKKGMFSMMNYLLPLQGIASMHCSANVGKEGDVAVFFGLSGTGKTTLSADPKRELIGDDEHGWDDNGVFNFEGGCYAKTINLSKEAEPDIYNAIRRDALLENVSVTDDGKIDFDDGSKTENTRVSYPIYHIDNIVKPVSKAGHAKKVIFLTADAFGVLPPVSKLTPEQTQYYFLSGFTAKLAGTERGITEPTPTFSSCFGAAFLSLHPTTYSKVLVERMNASGAEAYLVNTGWNGTGKRISIKDTRAIIDGILDGSIEDAEFKALPFFNLAVPQSLPGCDTGILNPQDTYADVAEWEGKAKKLASMFVDNFGRFTDNEEGKNLVAAGPAL